The Lysobacter gummosus genome includes a region encoding these proteins:
- a CDS encoding MFS transporter, which produces MMRILGPVLTAHYLAAFTALGLPIFMPRVLAELAPGAPDWLVGVLYVLPTICTALTASAWGRFSDAYGRKLSLMRAQAGLVIGFVLAGTAPNLAVFVLGLIVQGACGGSMAAANAYLSTQSQGAALSRSLDWTQFSARLAMVSAPPLLGLVTGVGQTLQLYLYLAALPALALAITWWLPTDTIAAKPKASTGQGPVAFADDRRELFGLYGVQFLFCFAMVVTFPYFIPYSERLGVGNDSMAGLLYSLPHLVYLLAMPWLRSRQTPSQRRLFGGLFLLALACAAHGALHSAAWLAPVRLLYGAGMLLAFSGINRALSECASGRPAGRLFGTFDACGKWAGALAGVCAGALVHRYGLSMPFFVAAAVSALALSLAVYTFRFQTQRQRHVATNDA; this is translated from the coding sequence CTGATGCGCATCCTTGGTCCGGTTCTGACGGCGCACTATCTGGCGGCTTTCACCGCGTTGGGCCTGCCGATCTTCATGCCGCGGGTGCTGGCCGAACTCGCCCCCGGCGCGCCGGATTGGCTGGTCGGCGTGCTGTACGTGTTGCCGACGATCTGCACCGCGCTCACGGCGAGCGCGTGGGGCAGGTTCTCCGATGCCTACGGCCGCAAGCTGTCGCTGATGCGCGCGCAGGCGGGGTTGGTGATCGGCTTCGTCCTGGCCGGCACCGCGCCGAATCTCGCGGTGTTCGTGCTGGGCTTGATCGTGCAGGGCGCCTGCGGCGGATCGATGGCCGCGGCCAACGCCTATCTGTCCACGCAATCGCAAGGCGCGGCGCTGTCGCGATCGCTGGATTGGACGCAGTTCTCCGCGCGCCTGGCGATGGTTTCGGCGCCGCCGTTGCTCGGGCTGGTAACCGGCGTCGGCCAGACCTTGCAGCTGTATCTGTATCTGGCCGCATTGCCGGCGCTGGCGCTGGCGATCACGTGGTGGCTGCCCACCGACACGATCGCCGCCAAACCCAAAGCGAGCACCGGGCAGGGGCCGGTGGCGTTTGCCGACGATCGGCGCGAGCTGTTCGGCCTGTATGGCGTGCAATTCCTGTTCTGCTTCGCGATGGTCGTGACCTTCCCGTATTTCATTCCCTACAGCGAACGGTTGGGGGTCGGCAACGACAGCATGGCCGGACTGCTCTACAGCCTGCCGCACCTGGTGTATCTGCTGGCGATGCCGTGGCTACGTTCGCGCCAGACGCCGTCGCAGCGCAGGCTGTTCGGCGGCTTGTTCCTGCTTGCCCTGGCCTGCGCCGCGCATGGCGCGCTGCACAGCGCCGCGTGGCTGGCGCCGGTGCGGTTGTTGTACGGCGCCGGAATGCTGCTGGCCTTCAGCGGCATCAACCGCGCCTTGAGCGAATGCGCCAGCGGCCGTCCGGCCGGGCGCCTGTTCGGTACTTTCGATGCCTGCGGCAAATGGGCCGGCGCCCTGGCCGGCGTGTGCGCCGGCGCCCTGGTGCATCGCTATGGCTTGTCCATGCCCTTCTTCGTGGCCGCCGCGGTCAGCGCTCTGGCGCTGTCGCTGGCGGTCTATACGTTCCGATTCCAGACTCAGAGGCAACGTCATGTCGCGACAAACGATGCATGA
- a CDS encoding IucA/IucC family protein translates to MSRQTMHEQWYDGQAQANAIECWLNCYLREFAMPRGEVDFDYRGQDRPARFDQGSGALIRIRFAQAGYRLMVRAQRGSRLGRCEYVGSPYLKSPGEPWRSADAATLIHFLLDRLADECGFNHELRVQCDNSIAVNARLLALAADARESGNAMLDAEQGMVWGHALHPTPKSREGIDIDQALACSPEARTEFPLYWFRIDPRLLQRHGADVTQVLAKLSGEGDLYPCHPWEVERVMANPVWQRARAQGLIEPLGPLGEALAPTSSVRTMYHPQADYFLKMSIHVRLTNCVRKNAWYELESAVALTDLLAGAWDDVRNRAAGFDVLLEPAATTLDFAAAGEGEGDEANVRELGESFGILYRNSFQTLVLERYRPQVAGALFTRDRLGNSVCRELVERYARHHGGGYSHAAETLFAAYAKCLLDGVWLAFFKHGIVLEPHLQNTLIGFNHDLPARVWIRDLEGTKLVAEQWPPERLQGLSERARQSVQYSRELGWNRVAYCALVNNLAEAMFHIAAGDSALEDRLWSVVGALAVHWQERFGRQPLLQGLVEGDCLPSKNNLRTRVFKRADRDSDYTALANPIRVWAAAEEAA, encoded by the coding sequence ATGTCGCGACAAACGATGCATGAACAGTGGTACGACGGCCAGGCCCAGGCCAACGCCATCGAATGCTGGTTGAACTGCTATCTGCGCGAGTTCGCCATGCCGCGCGGGGAAGTGGATTTCGATTATCGCGGCCAGGACCGGCCGGCGCGTTTCGATCAAGGCAGCGGCGCGTTGATCCGCATCCGCTTCGCCCAGGCCGGCTATCGTTTGATGGTGCGCGCGCAGCGCGGCAGCCGGCTGGGCCGCTGCGAATATGTCGGCTCGCCTTATCTAAAGTCGCCCGGCGAGCCCTGGCGATCGGCCGACGCGGCGACGTTGATCCATTTCCTCCTGGACCGGCTCGCGGACGAATGTGGCTTCAACCATGAGCTGCGGGTGCAGTGCGACAACAGCATCGCCGTCAACGCGCGCCTGCTGGCGCTGGCGGCGGATGCGCGCGAGAGCGGAAACGCGATGCTCGATGCCGAGCAGGGCATGGTGTGGGGTCATGCCTTGCATCCCACGCCGAAAAGTCGCGAGGGCATCGATATCGATCAGGCCCTGGCCTGCTCGCCGGAAGCGCGCACCGAGTTCCCGCTGTACTGGTTCCGCATCGATCCGCGACTGCTGCAGCGCCACGGTGCCGACGTTACCCAGGTGCTCGCGAAGCTCTCCGGCGAGGGCGATCTGTATCCCTGCCATCCGTGGGAGGTCGAGCGCGTCATGGCCAATCCGGTGTGGCAGCGCGCCCGCGCGCAGGGCCTGATCGAACCGCTCGGCCCGCTGGGCGAGGCGCTCGCGCCGACATCCTCGGTGCGCACGATGTATCACCCGCAGGCGGATTACTTTCTCAAGATGTCGATCCACGTGCGCCTGACCAATTGCGTGCGCAAGAACGCCTGGTACGAACTGGAAAGCGCCGTCGCCCTGACCGACCTGCTGGCCGGCGCCTGGGACGATGTGCGCAATCGAGCAGCCGGCTTCGACGTGTTGCTGGAACCGGCAGCGACCACGCTCGACTTCGCTGCCGCGGGCGAGGGCGAGGGCGATGAAGCCAACGTACGCGAACTCGGCGAGAGCTTCGGCATTCTTTATCGCAACAGCTTCCAGACCCTGGTGCTGGAACGCTATCGGCCGCAGGTGGCCGGCGCCTTGTTCACCCGCGACCGGCTCGGCAACAGCGTCTGCCGCGAGCTGGTCGAGCGTTATGCGCGCCACCACGGTGGCGGTTACAGCCACGCCGCCGAGACCTTGTTCGCGGCCTACGCGAAATGCCTGCTCGACGGCGTATGGCTGGCGTTCTTCAAGCACGGCATCGTGCTCGAACCGCATCTGCAGAACACCTTGATCGGCTTCAACCACGACTTGCCGGCGCGGGTGTGGATCCGCGATCTGGAAGGCACCAAGCTGGTCGCCGAACAATGGCCGCCCGAGCGGCTGCAGGGATTGTCCGAGCGCGCGCGCCAGTCGGTGCAGTATTCGCGCGAGCTCGGCTGGAACCGCGTCGCTTACTGCGCGCTGGTCAACAATCTGGCCGAAGCGATGTTCCATATCGCCGCGGGCGACAGCGCGCTGGAAGACCGCTTGTGGAGCGTGGTCGGCGCGCTGGCCGTGCATTGGCAGGAACGCTTCGGCCGTCAGCCGTTGTTGCAGGGTCTGGTCGAGGGCGACTGCCTGCCGAGCAAGAACAATCTGCGCACCCGCGTGTTCAAGCGCGCCGATCGCGATTCGGACTACACCGCGCTGGCCAATCCGATCCGCGTATGGGCTGCGGCCGAGGAAGCGGCATGA
- a CDS encoding type III PLP-dependent enzyme: MNPAIAAAIGQLRAQSSDGVCAYVYDLASLQAHARWMKSCLPQGYELYYAAKANAEAPVLQTLAPWMDGFEAASGGELRWLHEQQPGRPLLFGGPGKLDSELAQAVSLPDCTVHVESLGELQRLARIAASASRTVQVFLRMNITVPGIRDTRLMMGGKPTPFGLDEDALPQAVQCLRENPRLRLEGFHFHLMSHQRDVAMQLELVQAYVRTVVLWRERYGLDVRTVNAGGGFGIDYADHANSFDWQAFCEGLRELSLPERHGLRIRFEPGRFVSVACGYYVMEVIDIKRSYGEHFAVARGGTHHFRTPAAQSHDHPFHVLRGDGAPTLLQEKVTLVGQLCTPKDVLARGQAVEALAVGDCLVFPLAGAYAWNISHQNFLMHPPPRMVFLEPGAVPPTMPASHEVALTA; this comes from the coding sequence ATGAATCCGGCTATCGCCGCCGCCATCGGGCAACTGCGCGCGCAATCGAGCGACGGCGTCTGCGCCTACGTCTACGACCTGGCCTCGCTGCAGGCGCATGCGCGCTGGATGAAGTCCTGCCTGCCGCAAGGCTACGAACTCTATTACGCCGCCAAGGCCAATGCCGAGGCCCCGGTGCTGCAAACGCTGGCGCCGTGGATGGACGGCTTCGAGGCCGCTTCCGGCGGCGAGCTGCGCTGGCTGCACGAACAACAGCCCGGCCGCCCGCTGTTGTTCGGCGGCCCGGGCAAGCTCGACAGCGAGCTCGCTCAGGCGGTGTCCTTGCCCGATTGCACCGTGCACGTCGAAAGCCTGGGCGAACTGCAGCGGCTGGCGCGCATCGCCGCGTCGGCGAGCCGGACCGTGCAAGTGTTCCTGCGCATGAACATCACCGTGCCCGGCATCCGCGACACCCGCCTGATGATGGGCGGCAAACCGACGCCGTTCGGACTCGACGAGGATGCGTTGCCGCAGGCGGTGCAATGCCTGCGCGAGAATCCGCGGCTGCGCCTGGAGGGCTTCCACTTCCACTTGATGTCGCATCAACGCGACGTGGCCATGCAGCTGGAGCTGGTGCAGGCCTATGTTCGCACAGTGGTGCTGTGGCGCGAGCGCTACGGCCTGGACGTGCGCACGGTCAATGCCGGCGGCGGGTTCGGTATCGACTACGCCGACCACGCGAATTCGTTCGACTGGCAGGCCTTCTGCGAGGGCTTGCGCGAACTGTCGCTGCCCGAGCGGCACGGCCTGCGCATCCGCTTCGAGCCCGGCCGCTTCGTCAGCGTCGCCTGCGGGTACTACGTCATGGAAGTGATCGACATCAAGCGCAGCTATGGCGAGCATTTCGCCGTCGCGCGAGGCGGCACCCATCACTTCCGCACGCCGGCTGCGCAGAGCCACGACCATCCCTTCCATGTGCTGCGCGGCGACGGCGCGCCAACGCTGCTACAGGAGAAGGTCACCCTGGTCGGGCAGCTGTGCACGCCCAAGGACGTGTTGGCGCGCGGGCAGGCGGTCGAGGCATTGGCGGTGGGCGATTGCCTGGTGTTTCCGCTCGCCGGCGCCTATGCCTGGAATATTTCGCATCAGAACTTCCTGATGCATCCGCCGCCGCGGATGGTGTTCCTCGAACCCGGTGCGGTGCCGCCGACGATGCCGGCCTCGCATGAGGTTGCGCTTACTGCTTGA
- a CDS encoding LysE family translocator has translation MFDTATLATYLVAAAILVFIPGPGTAWIVAQSAAGGTSRGVQAAFGLETATLIHALAAGLGLSALLATSALAFEVLKYAGAAYLIWLGIKAWRSGAPAQEADAAPVRTQVSARDVYLRSVVTGVLNPKVALFFLAFLPQFVHPERGMVWLQFLVLGGLLSMIGMLNSLMLSFAVGRFGRRFKAGGGRWKERLTGSVFIALGLRLAVQQRS, from the coding sequence ATGTTCGACACCGCCACCCTCGCCACGTATCTGGTCGCCGCCGCCATCCTGGTGTTCATCCCCGGGCCCGGCACCGCCTGGATCGTCGCCCAGAGCGCGGCCGGCGGCACCTCGCGCGGCGTGCAGGCGGCGTTCGGCCTGGAGACGGCGACGCTGATCCACGCCCTGGCCGCGGGCCTGGGCCTGTCGGCGTTGCTGGCGACCTCGGCGTTGGCGTTCGAAGTGCTCAAGTACGCCGGCGCGGCCTATTTGATCTGGCTCGGCATCAAAGCCTGGCGCAGCGGCGCGCCGGCGCAGGAAGCGGACGCGGCGCCGGTGCGCACGCAAGTCTCGGCGCGCGATGTGTACCTGCGCTCGGTGGTGACCGGCGTGCTCAATCCCAAGGTCGCGCTGTTCTTCCTGGCGTTCCTGCCGCAGTTCGTGCATCCCGAGCGCGGCATGGTGTGGCTGCAGTTCCTGGTGCTCGGCGGATTGTTGTCGATGATCGGCATGCTCAACAGCCTGATGCTGAGCTTCGCGGTCGGCCGCTTCGGCCGTCGCTTCAAGGCCGGCGGCGGCCGCTGGAAGGAACGCCTGACCGGCAGCGTGTTCATCGCCCTGGGCCTGCGGCTGGCGGTGCAGCAACGCAGCTGA
- a CDS encoding thioredoxin family protein, with translation MTDTTHPRFFWQFPMKLVRQARLAEFLPEDGQLRILFLWGKDCPNCDIAKGQMLLAQERFSWPDVEWLHDNVYEDPSMGIHFGLHGIPAFLVFRGAKKLGRIGQWPGTDAFIAAIDKLRGESYAPV, from the coding sequence GTGACCGACACCACCCATCCGCGGTTTTTCTGGCAGTTTCCGATGAAGCTGGTGCGCCAGGCGCGGCTGGCCGAATTCCTGCCCGAGGACGGTCAACTGCGCATCCTGTTCCTGTGGGGCAAGGACTGCCCGAACTGCGATATCGCCAAGGGCCAGATGCTGCTGGCGCAAGAGCGCTTCAGCTGGCCGGACGTGGAGTGGCTGCACGACAACGTCTACGAAGACCCAAGCATGGGTATCCATTTCGGCCTGCACGGCATCCCGGCATTCCTGGTGTTCCGCGGGGCGAAGAAGCTTGGGCGGATCGGGCAATGGCCAGGGACTGACGCGTTCATCGCTGCGATCGACAAGTTGCGCGGGGAAAGTTACGCGCCGGTGTGA
- a CDS encoding mechanosensitive ion channel family protein — protein sequence MALDLTLPPDHGPPLEHDPELAEIVSDALDVVSNPTDLIVTALALMAALIIGVLATRKLKLMLGHHRPVVRTLVEYLCTPLLMLLTLGLLSLFGGTLDNPLIGLAGTLLILFVIIRVFGMVVELLFRPTMLLKIMLRLVTVVSWLALVFGVFKDRSKLIAQMYSAKLEFGGIALSSEGVLRGLVVGVVIAIVALWGDKAVTNLLRRSRTLQPNFVLALSRIFSVAVWIGATAVIFSISGINLTALAAFSGALGIGLGLGLQRLAASYISGLIVLFEQSVRVGDNIATNNIVGRVTRMTVRYTMIRTRDGVEAIVPNDSLTSNVIVNQSWSDRNLRLVCGILVKGDADLAVARKLFVDAMAAQDRVLQQPPPHMYITGVNDKGIQLDGHFWISDPENGQHNVISDIYDATLTAFRKNGIGLVAQ from the coding sequence ATGGCTCTCGACCTCACTCTCCCGCCCGACCACGGCCCGCCGCTGGAGCACGACCCGGAACTGGCCGAGATCGTGTCCGATGCCCTGGACGTGGTCTCCAATCCGACCGATCTGATCGTGACCGCGCTGGCGCTGATGGCCGCGCTGATCATCGGCGTGCTGGCCACGCGCAAGCTCAAGCTGATGCTGGGCCACCATCGGCCGGTCGTGCGCACGCTGGTCGAGTACCTGTGCACGCCGCTGCTGATGCTGTTGACCCTGGGCCTGCTGAGCCTGTTCGGCGGCACGCTCGACAATCCGCTGATCGGCCTGGCCGGCACCCTGCTCATCCTGTTCGTGATCATCCGTGTGTTCGGCATGGTGGTGGAACTGCTGTTCCGGCCGACCATGCTGCTGAAGATCATGCTGCGGCTGGTAACGGTGGTGTCGTGGCTGGCGCTGGTGTTCGGCGTGTTCAAGGACCGCAGCAAGCTGATCGCGCAGATGTATTCGGCCAAGCTCGAATTCGGCGGCATCGCGCTGTCCAGCGAAGGCGTGCTGCGTGGGCTGGTGGTCGGCGTGGTGATCGCGATCGTCGCGTTGTGGGGCGACAAGGCGGTCACCAACCTGCTGCGCCGCAGCCGCACGCTGCAGCCGAATTTCGTGCTGGCGCTGTCGCGGATTTTCTCCGTCGCGGTATGGATCGGCGCGACCGCGGTGATCTTCTCGATCAGCGGCATCAATCTCACCGCGCTGGCCGCCTTCAGCGGCGCGCTCGGCATCGGCCTGGGGCTGGGCCTGCAAAGACTCGCCGCCAGCTACATCAGCGGCCTGATCGTGCTGTTCGAGCAATCGGTGCGGGTCGGCGACAACATCGCCACCAACAACATCGTCGGCCGGGTCACCCGCATGACCGTGCGCTACACCATGATCCGCACCCGCGACGGCGTGGAGGCCATCGTCCCCAACGACAGCCTGACCAGCAACGTCATCGTCAACCAGTCCTGGTCCGACCGCAATCTGCGCCTGGTCTGCGGCATCCTGGTCAAGGGCGACGCCGACCTGGCCGTGGCGCGCAAATTGTTCGTCGATGCGATGGCGGCGCAGGACCGGGTGCTGCAACAGCCGCCGCCGCACATGTACATCACCGGCGTCAACGACAAGGGCATCCAGCTCGACGGCCATTTCTGGATCAGCGATCCGGAGAACGGCCAGCACAACGTCATTTCGGATATCTACGACGCGACCTTGACGGCGTTCCGCAAGAACGGGATCGGGCTGGTGGCGCAGTAG
- a CDS encoding DUF4087 domain-containing protein: MMLVAALPVLEAVAKGKSAAAKAAVENRCGWFVNPSPANAWLIDRDGEWIIATQGGEQAEGDWPPPIAEKQWVSYGGGSYGHGCACMRVLTDRKTMQVKRIVSSAGKTLAQCRRDPKLAEPRD; encoded by the coding sequence ATGATGCTGGTCGCCGCCTTGCCGGTTCTGGAAGCCGTGGCGAAAGGTAAATCGGCTGCGGCGAAGGCCGCGGTCGAGAATCGCTGCGGTTGGTTCGTCAATCCCTCGCCGGCCAACGCCTGGCTGATCGATCGCGACGGCGAATGGATCATCGCCACCCAGGGCGGCGAGCAGGCCGAAGGCGACTGGCCGCCGCCGATCGCCGAGAAGCAGTGGGTGTCCTACGGCGGCGGCAGCTACGGCCACGGCTGCGCCTGCATGCGCGTGCTGACCGATCGCAAGACCATGCAGGTCAAGCGCATCGTTTCCTCGGCGGGCAAGACGCTGGCCCAATGCCGGCGCGATCCCAAGCTCGCCGAACCGCGCGACTGA
- a CDS encoding tetratricopeptide repeat protein, protein MPKLRSARERADLINTYANRLSHRGDEARALHWYEQATQADPAWAVPWFNIGLVHKYRGEWAQSLAANRQALESDGGHEGACWNLGIAATALRDWPSAREAWRRYGIPLPEGEGPIEIEGSLGAVRIDPEGNAEVVWCDRIDPARGRIRNVPFPGSGHRYADIVLHDGAANGKRRIGENEYLVFDELELWQASPYSTFEAWIATPAPELLSTLAERIHRGGGQIEDWTQSVRYICKACSEGDPDQAHDHPAVGDSSDTRWIGLAAVEESMVRAAIDDWLGEHPEASLVEFRRSLAAGVTD, encoded by the coding sequence ATGCCCAAGCTGCGCAGCGCCCGCGAACGCGCCGATCTGATCAACACCTACGCCAACCGACTCAGCCACCGCGGCGACGAGGCGCGCGCGCTGCACTGGTACGAGCAGGCGACCCAGGCCGATCCGGCCTGGGCCGTGCCCTGGTTCAACATCGGCCTGGTGCACAAGTACCGCGGCGAATGGGCGCAGTCGCTGGCGGCCAACCGGCAGGCGCTGGAAAGCGACGGCGGCCACGAGGGCGCGTGCTGGAACCTGGGCATCGCCGCGACCGCGCTGCGCGATTGGCCCAGCGCGCGCGAGGCATGGCGGCGTTACGGCATTCCGCTGCCCGAGGGCGAAGGCCCGATCGAAATCGAGGGCAGCCTGGGCGCGGTGCGCATCGACCCGGAAGGCAACGCCGAAGTGGTGTGGTGCGATCGCATCGACCCGGCCCGCGGTCGCATCCGCAACGTGCCCTTCCCGGGCAGCGGCCATCGCTACGCCGACATCGTCCTGCACGACGGCGCGGCCAACGGCAAACGCCGGATCGGCGAGAACGAATATCTGGTGTTCGACGAACTGGAGCTGTGGCAGGCCTCGCCGTATTCCACCTTCGAAGCCTGGATCGCCACGCCCGCGCCGGAGCTGCTGAGCACGCTGGCCGAACGCATCCATCGCGGCGGCGGGCAGATCGAAGACTGGACCCAATCGGTGCGCTACATCTGCAAGGCGTGCTCGGAAGGCGATCCGGATCAGGCCCACGACCATCCGGCGGTCGGCGACAGCAGCGATACACGCTGGATCGGCCTGGCCGCGGTCGAAGAGTCCATGGTCCGCGCGGCCATCGACGACTGGCTGGGCGAGCATCCCGAAGCCAGCCTGGTCGAATTCCGCCGCTCTCTTGCCGCCGGCGTCACGGATTGA
- the fusA gene encoding elongation factor G, with amino-acid sequence MSYSTESIRNVALAGHPGAGKTTLFEALLQAGGAVQTAGSIERGTTVSDFDPVEKQRGHSLDAAIASTDHAGIHLNLIDTPGYPDFRGPTLSALAAVETVAVVVDADTGVAYGTRRMMEHAKARGLCRAIVINKIDHEGADAARALEAVRDAFGPECLPLNLPADGGGRVVDCFGASSGDSDLGPVGDWHQKIIDQVVEINETVMEHYLDLGEGGLSGEELHQAFEQCLREGHLVPVLFCSARSGAGVKELLDVAEHLFPHPGEANAPPFFKGAGADAKPILAVPNAKAHVIADVFKIVNDPFVGKLGVFRVYQGTVRKDTQLFVDDGKKPFKVGHLFKLKGRDHVEIDQAIPGDIAAVAKVEELHFDAVLHDSHDEDQIHLAPLNFPRPMFGLAVEAASKGQEQKLATALHKLSEEDPCFQVEHETETNETVIRGLSDLHLRINIDRLKDKYGVEVTARPPRIAYRETVAGRAEGHYRHKKQTGGAGQFGEVFLRVEPLPRGGGFEFVDEVKGGTIPGQFLPAVEKGVRQVLHDGAVAGYPIQDVRVIVYDGKYHSVDSKEVAFVAAGKKAFLDAINKARPQVLEPIVELEVNAPEQHMGDISGGLASKRARISGTDSIRGGEIVVRAQVPLSELEGYAAELKSVTAGRGRYSLDFSHYEPVPGNVQQKLVEAYKPRHEED; translated from the coding sequence ATGTCCTACAGCACAGAATCGATTCGCAATGTGGCCTTGGCAGGCCACCCCGGCGCCGGCAAAACCACGCTCTTTGAAGCCCTGCTGCAGGCCGGCGGCGCAGTCCAGACGGCAGGCAGCATCGAACGCGGCACCACGGTGTCGGATTTCGATCCGGTCGAAAAACAACGCGGCCACTCGCTCGACGCCGCCATCGCCAGCACCGATCACGCCGGCATCCACCTCAATCTGATCGACACTCCCGGTTATCCGGATTTCCGCGGCCCCACGCTGTCGGCACTGGCGGCGGTGGAAACCGTCGCGGTGGTGGTGGACGCCGACACCGGCGTCGCCTACGGCACCCGGCGCATGATGGAACACGCCAAGGCGCGCGGCCTGTGCCGGGCGATCGTGATCAACAAGATCGACCACGAAGGCGCCGACGCCGCGCGCGCGCTGGAAGCGGTGCGCGACGCCTTCGGCCCCGAATGCCTGCCCTTGAACCTGCCCGCCGACGGCGGCGGCAGGGTCGTGGACTGCTTCGGCGCCTCCTCCGGCGACAGCGACCTGGGCCCGGTCGGCGACTGGCATCAGAAGATCATCGACCAGGTCGTGGAGATCAACGAAACGGTAATGGAGCATTACCTCGACCTCGGCGAAGGCGGCCTGTCCGGCGAGGAACTGCACCAGGCCTTCGAGCAATGCCTGCGCGAAGGCCATCTGGTGCCGGTGCTGTTCTGCTCGGCGCGCAGCGGCGCGGGAGTCAAGGAACTGCTGGATGTCGCCGAACATCTGTTCCCGCATCCCGGCGAAGCCAACGCGCCGCCGTTCTTCAAGGGCGCCGGCGCGGACGCCAAGCCGATACTGGCCGTGCCCAACGCCAAGGCGCACGTGATCGCGGATGTGTTCAAGATCGTCAACGATCCCTTCGTCGGCAAGCTCGGCGTGTTCCGCGTCTACCAGGGCACGGTCAGGAAAGACACACAGTTGTTCGTGGACGACGGCAAGAAGCCGTTCAAGGTCGGGCATCTGTTCAAGCTCAAGGGCCGCGACCATGTCGAGATCGATCAGGCCATTCCCGGCGATATCGCCGCGGTGGCCAAGGTCGAGGAACTGCATTTCGACGCGGTGCTGCACGACAGCCACGACGAGGACCAAATCCATCTGGCGCCGCTGAATTTCCCGCGGCCGATGTTCGGCCTGGCGGTGGAAGCGGCGAGCAAGGGCCAGGAGCAGAAGCTCGCCACCGCCCTGCACAAACTGTCCGAGGAAGATCCCTGCTTCCAGGTCGAGCACGAAACCGAGACGAACGAAACCGTGATCCGCGGTTTGTCGGACCTGCATCTGCGCATCAACATCGACCGGCTGAAAGACAAGTACGGCGTGGAAGTAACAGCGCGCCCGCCGCGCATCGCCTATCGCGAAACCGTGGCCGGCCGCGCCGAAGGCCATTACCGCCACAAGAAACAGACCGGCGGCGCCGGCCAGTTCGGCGAAGTGTTCCTGCGTGTGGAACCCTTGCCGCGCGGCGGCGGTTTCGAGTTCGTCGATGAGGTCAAGGGCGGCACGATTCCGGGCCAGTTCCTGCCGGCGGTGGAGAAAGGCGTGCGCCAGGTACTGCACGACGGCGCGGTGGCCGGCTATCCGATCCAGGACGTGCGCGTGATCGTCTACGACGGCAAGTACCACAGCGTGGACAGCAAGGAAGTCGCCTTCGTCGCCGCCGGCAAGAAGGCGTTCCTGGACGCGATCAACAAGGCGCGGCCGCAAGTGCTGGAGCCCATCGTCGAATTGGAAGTCAACGCGCCCGAGCAGCACATGGGCGACATCAGCGGCGGGCTGGCCAGCAAGCGCGCGCGCATCAGCGGCACCGACAGCATTCGCGGCGGCGAGATCGTGGTGCGCGCGCAGGTGCCGCTGTCGGAGCTGGAAGGCTACGCCGCCGAACTCAAGTCGGTGACCGCCGGACGCGGCCGGTATTCGCTGGATTTCAGCCACTACGAACCGGTGCCCGGCAACGTCCAGCAGAAACTGGTGGAGGCCTACAAACCCAGGCACGAGGAAGACTGA
- a CDS encoding OsmC family protein: protein MGISRHATAHWEGDLKSGQGRLSTPQSGLLDNTRYGFNSRFGDEKGTNPEELIAAAHAGCFTMALSAKLTEAGHPPAKLDTRAEVDLSMEGGPTLSQIRLKVTAEVPGIDAAKFQAIAEDAKANCPVSKALIAVPMSLEAKLV, encoded by the coding sequence ATGGGTATCTCGCGTCACGCCACCGCGCATTGGGAAGGCGATCTCAAGAGCGGGCAGGGCCGCCTGAGCACGCCGCAGAGCGGACTGCTCGACAACACCCGCTACGGTTTCAACAGCCGCTTCGGCGACGAGAAGGGCACCAATCCGGAAGAACTCATCGCCGCCGCCCACGCCGGCTGCTTCACCATGGCCTTGTCGGCCAAGTTGACCGAGGCCGGGCATCCGCCGGCCAAGCTCGACACCCGCGCCGAAGTCGATCTGTCGATGGAAGGCGGCCCGACCCTGTCGCAGATCCGGCTCAAGGTGACCGCCGAGGTTCCGGGCATCGACGCGGCCAAGTTCCAGGCCATCGCCGAGGACGCCAAGGCCAACTGCCCGGTGTCGAAGGCGCTGATCGCGGTGCCGATGAGTCTGGAAGCGAAGCTCGTGTAA